The proteins below come from a single Heliangelus exortis chromosome 31, bHelExo1.hap1, whole genome shotgun sequence genomic window:
- the LOC139788947 gene encoding keratin, type II cytoskeletal 5-like → MNRQTYSMRAGGGGRSYSAASAIIPSGNRAGFSSVSVARAGGGGGGFGRLIGGGGGSGAGFGSRSLYNLGGSKRISIGVGSSFRTAFGSGACGGSGLGGGGGGGGLGLGLGGGYGFGGGAGGFGGGAGGGGGFGFSGAGGLGGFSGGLGGGRSQGGFGVGPTGIGTIQEVTVNQSLLAPLNLEIDPNIHQVRKDEKEQIKTLNNKFASFIDKVRFLEQQNKVLETKWALLQEQGQKNNSGKNNLDPLFEAYINNLKRQLANLLNERGRMDGELKNMQDLVEDFKNKYEDEINRRTAAENDFVVLKKDVDAAYMNKVELEAKVDALTDELSFLRALYDAELAQLSTQVSDTAVILSMDNNRDLDLSSIISEVKAQYEDIANRSRAEAEAWYQTKFEELQATAGKHGDDLRNTKGEISELNRMIQRIRSEIENTKNQCASLQTAIGDSEERGEMALKDAKAKMIDLEDALQKAKADMARQLREYQELMNVKLALDIEIATYRKLLEGEESRLSGEGLNPISYSVISSSSGMAGGAGLGGGFGGLSLSGGGGGSGFGLGGGGGGGSYGFGTGGGLGLGGGGGGGGGYGFGSGGGLGLGGGGGGLGGGYGGGSGLSTIGGNFSSGSAKGINPGVKIVSKTSSSKKSIKSQSLKNATQPE, encoded by the exons ATGAACCGCCAGACCTACAGCATgagagcaggagggggaggCAGATCCTACAGCGCTGCCTCAGCTATTATTCCAAGTGGCAACAGGGCTGGATTTAGTTCAGTGTCCGTGGCACgagctggaggaggtggaggtggtTTTGGAAGGCTCATcggaggaggtggtggcagcgGTGCTGGTTTTGGCAGCAGGAGCCTCTATAACCTTGGTGGTAGCAAGAGGATTTCCATTGGTGTTGGGAGCAGCTTCCGAACTGCTTTTGGGAGTGGAGCTTGTGGTGGctctgggctgggaggtggtggtggtggtggtggtctTGGACTTGGTCTTGGTGGTGGATATGGCTTtggtggaggtgctgggggcTTTGGTGGTGGAGCAGGGGGTGGTGGAGGGTTTGGTTTTAGTGGAGCAGGGGGACTGGGAGGATTCAGTGGAGGGCTGGGTGGTGGCAGAAGCCAAGGGGGGTTTGGTGTTGGACCAACTGGAATCGGTACAATCCAAGAAGTGACCGTAAACCAGAGCCTCCTGGCACCCCTGAACCTGGAGATAGATCCAAACATCCACCAGGTGCGGAAGGATGAGAAGGAGCAAATCAAGACCCTCAACAACAAGTTTGCTTCTTTCATTGACAAG GTTCGtttcctggagcagcagaacaagGTGCTCGAGACCAAATGGGccctcctgcaggagcaggggcaaAAGAACAACTCGGGCAAGAACAACCTGGACCCACTCTTTGAGGCTTACATCAACAACCTGAAAAGGCAGCTGGCCAACCTGCTCAACGAGAGAGGACGCATGGACGGGGAGCTGAAGAACATGCAAGACCTCGTCGAGGATTTCAAGAACAA aTACGAAGATGAAATCAACCGGCgcacagcagcagagaatgATTTTGTGGTGCTGAAGAAG GATGTGGATGCTGCTTACATGAATAAGGTGGAGCTGGAGGCCAAGGTGGATGCCCTGACCGATGAACTCAGTTTCCTCCGAGCCCTCTACGATGCG GAGCTGGCTCAGCTCAGCACCCAGGTGTCTGACACTGCTGTCATCCTGTCCATGGACAACAACCGGGATTTGGACCTCAGCAGCATCATCTCTGAAGTCAAAGCTCAGTACGAGGACATCGCCAACAGGAGCCGGGCCGAGGCCGAGGCGTGGTACCAAACCAAG TTTGAGGAGCTGCAGGCCACGGCTGGAAAGCACGGGGATGACCTGAGGAACACCAAGGGGGAAATCTCTGAGCTCAACAGAATGATCCAGAGGATCCGGTCAGAGATTGAGAACACAAAGAATCAG TGTGCCAGCCTGCAAACGGCCATTGGAGACTCCGAGGAGCGCGGGGAGATGGCCCTGAAAGATGCCAAGGCAAAGATGATTGACCTGGAAGATGCCCTGCAGAAAGCCAAAGCTGACATGGCCCGGCAGCTCCGGGAGTACCAGGAGCTGATGAACGTCAAGCTGGCCCTGGACATCGAGATTGCAACCTACAggaagctgctggagggggaggagagcag GCTGAGTGGAGAGGGACTCAACCCCATCAGCTACT ctgtcatcagctccagctctggcatggctgggggagctgggttAGGAGGAGGATTTGGTGGACTGAGCCTCAGTGGAGGAGGCGGTGGAAGCGGCTTCGGTCTCGGAGGAGGCGGTGGTGGAGGAAGTTATGGCTTTGGAACTGGAGGAGGACTTGGActtggaggtggtggtggtggtggtggaggttATGGCTTTGGAAGTGGAGGAGGACTTGGActtggaggtggtggtggtggtctCGGAGGTGGATATGGAGGAGGCAGTGGTCTGAGCACCATCGGAGGGAATTTCAGCTCTGGAAGTGCAAAAGGCATCAACCCAGGTGTCAAAATTGTCTCCAAAACCTCCTCCAGCAAAAAGAGCATAAAAAGCCAAAGCCTGAAGAATGCTACACAGCCCGAGTAA
- the LOC139788951 gene encoding keratin, type II cytoskeletal 4-like, which produces MSRQCYTSSSLMGRRGFSSASAVCGLGRASGSSASVCQAVGRRCGIGGFSSRSVCDLGRGQRISFGGSCRGGVYGGPGVGRCGVAYGGGRFGVGTVVGFGNCGNYGGLGGYRGLGDGVAIGGYGGGIGVGGGRSEGIRGVSIHPELLKPLCVGVDPEECQVRTHEKEQIKNLNNQFACFIDKVRLLEQQNKVLTTKWELLQQYVLPASRRNLEPVFENFICNLRKQLECVLGERERLENEERCLRDLVQEFKCKYEDEINKRTAAENEFVVLKKDVDCLYLTKEELEVRVGLLRQQLEFLKCIYAEERAQLDCQLCDTSVIVQMDNSRDLDMEGIIKSVECCYEEIAQKSKAEVEAFYQTRLEELHSSRGKFCDDLKNNQSEIAELNRMIQKLQCESDNVKKQISALQTAICDAEQRGDCALKDARQKLVDLQTALQQAKDKMACLLRDYQELLNVKLALDIEIATYRTLLEGEESRICTGNPVSVAVVSGGGTVGECRSLSGMGGKCSVKPGGAGMGLGVVTSFPGAAFSTRSVDCLPKVGGGFGARSTVSCVGREVISGVEGMQCATGMGNLGNVVCAGVEQCNPGAIIIPGPGVCSTGSRYSTAVRVVRTTR; this is translated from the exons ATGAGTCGGCAGTGCtacacctccagctccctcatGGGCAGAAGGGGCTTCTCCTCCGCCTCCGCCGTCTGCGGCCTCGGCAGAGCCAGCGGCAGCTCGGCCTCCGTCTGCCAGGCAGTGGGACGGAGATGTGGCATCGGGGGCTTCAGCAGCCGGAGCGTCTGCGACCTGGGCAGAGGGCAAAGGATTTCCTTCGGCGGGAGCTGCCGCGGCGGGGTCTACGGCGGCCCCGGGGTCGGACGTTGCGGGGTGGCTTACGGCGGGGGCCGCTTTGGCGTGGGCACGGTCGTGGGGTTTGGTAACTGCGGAAACTACGGGGGCCTGGGCGGCTACAGAGGCCTCGGGGACGGAGTGGCCATCGGGGGCTACGGCGGCGGCATCGGCGTCGGCGGTGGAAGATCCGAAGGGATTCGGGGCGTCAGCATCCACCCGGAGCTCCTCAAACCCCTCTGCGTGGGGGTCGACCCCGAGGAGTGCCAAGTGCGGACCCACGAGAAAGAGCAGATCAAGAACCTCAACAACCAGTTTGCCTGCTTCATCGACAAG GTCcggctgctggagcagcagaacaagGTGCTGACCACCaagtgggagctgctgcagcaataCGTCCTCCCAGCTTCCAGGAGAAACTTGGAGCCTGTTTTTGAGAACTTCATCTGCAACCTGAGGAAGCAGCTGGAATGTGtgctgggggagagagagaggctggAAAACGAGGAGAGGTGCCTCAGAGACCTGGTTCAAGAGTTTAAGTGCAA ATATGAAGATGAGATCAACAAACGCACGGCTGCAGAGAATGAGTTCGTGGTTCTCAAGAAG GATGTGGATTGTCTCTATCTGAccaaggaggagctggaggtgaggGTTGGTCtcctgaggcagcagctggagttCCTGAAGTGTATCTATGCTGAG GAGAGAGCTCAGCTGGACTGCCAGCTGTGTGACACCTCTGTCATTGTGCAAATGGACAACAGCCGGGACCTGGACATGGAGGGCATCATCAAAAGTGTTGAGTGCTGCTACGAGGAGATTGCCCAGAAGAGCAAAGCTGAAGTGGAGGCTTTCTACCAAACCCGA CTGGAGGAGCTCCACAGCAGCAGGGGCAAGTTCTGTGATGACCTGAAAAACAACCAGAGTGAGATAGCTGAGCTGAACCGGATGATCCAGAAGCTGCAGTGTGAGTCGGATAACGTCAAGAAACAG atCTCAGCCCTGCAGACGGCCATCTGtgatgctgagcagaggggtGACTGTGCCCTGAAAGATGCCCGCCAGAAGCTGGTTGACCTGCAGACTGCACTGCAGCAAGCCAAGGACAAGATGGCATGTTTGCTGAGAGActaccaggagctgctgaacgTCAAGCTGGCCCTGGACATTGAGATTGCCACTTACAGGACGCtgctggaaggagaagagagcag GATATGTACCGGCAACCCTGTGAGCGTCG CCGTGGTCAGCGGCGGTGGCACCGTCGGGGAGTGCAGATCCCTATCTGGAATGGGAGGCAAATGTTCCGTCAAGCCAGGAGGGGCCggcatggggctgggggtggtCACCTCCTTCCCGGGGGCTGCCTTTAGCACCCGCAGCGTGGATTGCCTCCCCAAGGtggggggtgggtttggggcGAGGAGCACGGTCAGCTGCGTGGGCAGAGAAGTCATCTCCGGGGTGGAGGGCATGCAGTGTGCCACGGGcatgggcaacctgggcaacgTCGTCTGCGCCGGCGTGGAGCAGTGCAACCCTGGAGCCATCATCATCCCTGGGCCGGGGGTCTGCAGCACTGGGAGTAGGTACAGCACAGCTGTCCGTGTGGTCAGAACAACCCGGTAG